Proteins found in one Planifilum fimeticola genomic segment:
- a CDS encoding TatD family hydrolase codes for MTDRVSIPLIDTHVHFDRFPEAEAEAIIRHARDAGVCRVFAVAMGEASCHSLLRWKERYPDFLEIAFGVHPEMEAGAGETERVLRLIRRHRGVIRAVGEVGLPHYSLPEGKRLFPPPSAVKRLESFLEVARELDLPVSLHAVHAMAAPALRLLKKHRVRRAVFHWLKAPFDVVDAIVEAGYLVSVTPDVSVRERDRDLVRRVPLSSLVLETDAPWEYEKGRPSEPAWVRRVAEEVARIKGCSLDEVGRVTTRNALAWSGD; via the coding sequence TTGACCGATCGGGTTTCCATCCCCTTGATCGACACCCACGTCCATTTTGACCGCTTTCCCGAGGCTGAAGCGGAGGCGATCATCCGGCACGCCCGGGATGCGGGGGTGTGTCGGGTGTTCGCCGTGGCCATGGGGGAGGCGTCTTGTCATTCGCTTCTCCGATGGAAGGAGCGTTATCCGGACTTTTTGGAGATCGCCTTCGGCGTTCATCCGGAGATGGAGGCCGGTGCGGGAGAGACCGAGCGGGTGTTGCGGCTCATCCGTCGGCATCGCGGGGTGATCCGGGCGGTGGGGGAAGTGGGTCTTCCGCATTATTCTCTGCCGGAGGGAAAGCGCTTGTTTCCGCCGCCTTCCGCGGTCAAGCGGTTGGAGTCTTTTCTCGAGGTCGCCCGGGAACTGGATCTGCCGGTGTCTCTCCACGCCGTCCACGCGATGGCCGCCCCCGCCCTGAGGCTTTTGAAGAAGCACCGGGTGAGACGCGCCGTCTTTCACTGGTTGAAGGCGCCATTTGATGTGGTCGATGCCATCGTGGAGGCTGGGTATCTCGTGTCCGTCACCCCGGACGTGTCGGTTCGGGAGCGGGACCGCGACCTGGTGCGGCGGGTTCCTTTGTCTTCCCTGGTGCTGGAGACGGATGCACCGTGGGAATACGAAAAGGGCCGCCCTTCCGAACCGGCGTGGGTTCGGCGGGTGGCTGAGGAAGTGGCGAGAATCAAAGGGTGTTCCTTGGATGAAGTGGGACGCGTGACGACGAGAAACGCTCTGGCATGGTCGGGGGATTAG
- a CDS encoding alpha/beta-type small acid-soluble spore protein, whose protein sequence is MPRRNRLLIPEAADALQRMKFEVAQEFGVELGPDTTARANGSVGGEMVKRLIALAQSQISVP, encoded by the coding sequence ATGCCGAGAAGAAATCGATTGCTCATTCCCGAAGCCGCCGATGCCCTCCAACGGATGAAATTTGAAGTCGCCCAGGAGTTCGGGGTTGAACTGGGTCCCGACACGACGGCCCGGGCAAACGGCTCCGTGGGCGGCGAGATGGTGAAACGGCTGATCGCCCTGGCCCAGAGCCAGATCTCCGTGCCGTAA
- a CDS encoding glucose-6-phosphate isomerase — protein MKNVLTFDDSQARSFVGDRELEQLEPFVKAAQEMLHERTGAGSAFLGWVDLPFHYDREEFARIGEAARRIRSDSDALVVIGIGGSYLGARSALEMLNHSFYNQLPKEKRKGPEIYFVGHHLSPVYTAHLLELLEEKEISVNVISKSGTTTEPAVAFRIVKEMMEKRYGKEEARRRIYVTTDRARGALKKLADGEGYETFTVPDDVGGRYSVLTPVGLLPIAAGGVDIDAVMAGARDAAEAFRNPDLAENPAARYAALRNALYRKGKTVELLVTYEPSFLSFAEWWKQLFGESEGKDHKGIFPASVSFTTDLHSMGQYIQEGLRNLFETVIAVDKPRTDLSVPQDPDNLDGLNYLAGKTMDFVNKKAFEGTLLAHVDGGVPNLVVRLPEVSPYTYGQLVYFFEKACGISGYLLGVNPFDQPGVEAYKRNMFALLGKPGFEAEREALIRRLEGEGES, from the coding sequence ATGAAAAACGTTCTCACCTTTGACGATTCCCAGGCGCGATCCTTTGTCGGGGATCGCGAATTGGAGCAGTTGGAACCCTTTGTCAAGGCGGCCCAGGAGATGCTGCACGAGCGGACCGGAGCGGGAAGCGCCTTTCTCGGATGGGTGGATCTTCCCTTCCATTATGATCGTGAGGAGTTCGCCCGGATTGGGGAGGCGGCCCGACGCATCCGTTCCGATTCAGACGCGCTGGTGGTGATCGGCATCGGCGGTTCCTATTTGGGCGCCCGTTCGGCGCTGGAAATGCTGAACCACAGCTTTTACAACCAACTTCCCAAGGAAAAGCGGAAGGGGCCGGAGATCTATTTTGTCGGCCATCACCTCAGCCCGGTTTACACGGCTCATCTTCTGGAGTTGCTGGAGGAAAAGGAGATCAGCGTCAATGTAATCTCCAAGTCGGGGACGACTACCGAACCGGCGGTCGCCTTCCGGATTGTCAAGGAGATGATGGAGAAGCGTTACGGCAAGGAGGAGGCGCGCCGCCGGATCTACGTCACCACGGATCGCGCCCGGGGCGCCCTCAAGAAGCTGGCGGACGGGGAAGGTTACGAAACGTTCACGGTTCCCGACGATGTGGGCGGGCGCTACTCGGTGTTGACGCCGGTGGGACTGTTGCCCATCGCCGCGGGGGGCGTGGACATCGATGCGGTCATGGCCGGAGCCCGGGACGCCGCCGAAGCTTTCCGGAATCCCGACCTGGCGGAAAATCCGGCGGCCCGGTACGCGGCCCTGCGGAATGCCCTGTACCGCAAGGGAAAAACCGTGGAGCTGTTGGTCACCTACGAGCCCTCGTTTCTCTCCTTTGCCGAGTGGTGGAAGCAGCTTTTCGGCGAGAGCGAGGGGAAGGATCACAAGGGGATTTTTCCCGCTTCGGTCAGCTTCACCACGGACCTGCATTCCATGGGGCAATACATTCAGGAGGGTCTTCGAAACCTGTTTGAAACGGTGATCGCCGTCGACAAACCCCGGACCGACCTGTCCGTGCCTCAGGATCCGGATAATCTCGACGGTCTGAACTATCTGGCGGGAAAGACGATGGATTTTGTGAACAAAAAGGCCTTTGAGGGCACCCTCCTGGCCCACGTGGACGGGGGCGTCCCCAATCTGGTCGTCCGCCTTCCCGAAGTGAGCCCCTACACGTACGGTCAGCTCGTCTATTTCTTTGAAAAGGCATGCGGGATCAGCGGGTACCTGCTGGGGGTCAATCCCTTCGATCAGCCCGGGGTGGAGGCCTACAAGCGGAACATGTTCGCGCTTCTGGGCAAGCCGGGTTTCGAAGCCGAGAGAGAGGCCCTGATCAGGCGGCTTGAAGGTGAAGGCGAGTCTTGA